The Candidatus Poribacteria bacterium genome includes the window AGGGAGACGGGACACGTGCCGCGCGAAGGGGAGCTCCTCGATGCCCACGTCGCCGCCGCCTTGAACCGCTACTCGCCGGGATGCATGGACGCAACGGGGCTCTCTGCCGAGAGCCAAGCCGCCGAGCTCCGGGCGCGGCAGAAGCGCGGCAAGCCCCCTACCTACCTGACCGCCGACGAAGGGCTCTGCCAAGGCTGCCCCTACACCCCGACTTTCGACGCGCTCCGCGACGCCCTTTCCGAGCGGGACGAAAACGCCGTCTTTCTCGCCGATCCTGGCTGCGGCGTCCGCCTGCGGGTTCCGCCGTTCGAGATGCTCGACGTGAAGCTGTCGCTCAGCTCGTGCATCGGGATCGCGTCGGGCATCGCGCGCGTCGATCCGGCGCGGCGGGTCATCGCGTTTCCGGGCGACTCGGCGTTCTTCCACTCCGGCGTGACCGACCTCATCAACGCGGCGTACAACCGCGTGCGCATCCTCGTCCTGATCCTCGACAACGGCACGACGGCTCTGTCCGGCTTCGAGCCCCATCCGGGCGTCGGACGCGACGCGATGGGCGAACCCCGGCGAATCATCGGCATCGAAGACCTCGCCCGCGCATGCCAGATCGACTTCGTCCGCACGGTGAACCCGCGCGACCGCGACGCGACGCTGGCGACCTTCCGCGAAGCCCTCGCCTGGGACGATCTCGCCGTCGTCGTCGTCCGCGACCCTTGCCCGTTTATCGACTTCTTCCGACAGAACGTCCCTAGTGGTATGTCAGGGTGATGATCCGTGTTACCTGATGCGTGAAAGAGCGACCACCAACGTGTCGCTCCCGCGAAAGCGGGAGCCTAGAGTCTCTGGATTCCCGCTCCTGGCCCCGTGAAAACGGGGCTACGCGGGAATGACGATTGCGAAAGACCTGCGCGAAAGCCCATCGAGGTTGTCGTGATAACCACCATGGCAAACCACTAGAGACCACGAAGGAACCCTCGCCATGCCGATTGCGCACCGGATCGTGTTCCCCCAGCGCATGCGCGCCACGGTGGAACCGTTCGAGTTCGACGACCGCCCCGGCGACGACGAGATCATCCTGGAGACGCTCGTCTCGGCGATCAGCTCGGGAACCGAGCTCGCCTCGTTCACGAACGACCAGGACATCGGGCACTGGAAGGGGGAACCCTACCCGGTGCATCCGGGCTATGCCGCCGTGGGACGCATCGCGGCGGTCGGGTCGAACGTGAAGGAGTGGCGCGTCGGCGATGTCGTCTTCTCATCGGTCGGGCACGCGTCGCATCATCGCGTGAACCCCGCGCGCGCGCCCGTCGTTCGCGTACCTGATGGGGTCGATCCGGCGGACGCCGTCTACGTCCGGTTCTGCGCGGTCAGCATGACGACGCTGCGGACGACCGTCGCGCGGCCTGGCGATGGTGTCGCGGTCTTCGGGCTCGGCATCGTGGGATCGATGGCGTCGCAGGTCTATCAGGCGTCCGGTTACGAGGTCGCGGGCGTCGATCCGGTCGCGACGCGGCGGTCGCGGGTCGAGGCGTGCGGTCTCCGCCATACGATCTCGCCAGAGGGCGATATCGTCGAGGCGTGGCGGTCGAAGCTCGGCGCGACGCCCTGCAAGCTCATCATCGACACGAGCGGGAGCGAACGCGCGGTCTACGCCGCGACGCAGCTCGCTGCCATCGGGGCGGAGATCGTCCTCGTCGGCGTCGCATGGAAGAAGCATGGCGACTACACGATGTCGGACCTGCTGCAGCCGGTGTTCACGAAGTACCTGCACGTGCGCAGCGGTTGGGAGTGGGAGATTCCCGTGTTCCCGGCGAACTTCGCGCGTGGGAGCGTCCTGGGGAACCTGCAGCACGCGATGAGCCTCATCGCGCGTGGAGCCGTGAACCCGGCGCCGATGCGGAGCCACGTCCTGCCGCCCAACGACGCGGAGTCGGCATACGTCGGCTTGCTGAACGAGAAGGAACGCTATCAGAGCGTCGTGCTCGACTGGTCGCGCCTGGCGATCTTGGCGTGATCGAAGACTGCGAGGAGCGTCGGCATGAGGCTGACGATTCGCCGGACCCAGGGAGGCATCTTCGTCCGAGTGGCGGGGGAAATGGCGCATGGTGACGCCGAACGGCTTCGGACCCAACTGACGGAACGGCTCGCGGAGTACGATGGCGTTCCGCGCGTGCGGCTGGATGTCGGTCAGGTGTCCCACGCCGA containing:
- a CDS encoding zinc-binding alcohol dehydrogenase, whose amino-acid sequence is MPIAHRIVFPQRMRATVEPFEFDDRPGDDEIILETLVSAISSGTELASFTNDQDIGHWKGEPYPVHPGYAAVGRIAAVGSNVKEWRVGDVVFSSVGHASHHRVNPARAPVVRVPDGVDPADAVYVRFCAVSMTTLRTTVARPGDGVAVFGLGIVGSMASQVYQASGYEVAGVDPVATRRSRVEACGLRHTISPEGDIVEAWRSKLGATPCKLIIDTSGSERAVYAATQLAAIGAEIVLVGVAWKKHGDYTMSDLLQPVFTKYLHVRSGWEWEIPVFPANFARGSVLGNLQHAMSLIARGAVNPAPMRSHVLPPNDAESAYVGLLNEKERYQSVVLDWSRLAILA
- a CDS encoding STAS domain-containing protein, whose translation is MRLTIRRTQGGIFVRVAGEMAHGDAERLRTQLTERLAEYDGVPRVRLDVGQVSHADSFGLEALYAIYRYAKSHNGTRLELLGVRPELRELMTLAGFENVLDDCAVDG